The window tccaggattttcctgcCTTGGGATAACGGAGAAATTCCCGGCTTTTCCCAGTTGGGATAACAGagaaattcccggatttttctgttttaggaTAACGgagaaatcccgggatttttccccttcagGTTAACGGAGAAATCCCGGGatattcccattattccagGATATTCCCGTTCCCTTTATCCTGGGATATTCCCGCTTCAGGATAATGaagaattcccgggattttccccattttgggaTAACAGAACATGgagaaattccaggattttccccactTTGGGATAACAGAACATGGAGAAATTCCAGAATATTCTCATTATCCCAGGATATTCCCGTTATCCCGGGATTTTCTAATTTTGGGATAACAGAACATGgagaaattccaggattttcccgtTATCCCAGGATATTCCCATTATCCCAGGATATTCCCATTatcccgggattttccccattttgggaTAACAGAACACGGAGAAATTCCAGAATATTCCCGTTATCCCGGGATTTTCCCGTTCTCCCGGGATTTTCCCGCTCTCCCGCCCTTTTTCCGGGCTCATTCCCATCTTTCCTGGGCACTGTGGGTTCCTTGGAGTTCTCATGACGCCGTTTCCTCCAATCCAAATCCAAACCCTCATCATCCTCCCGTCCTTTTCCCTCGGGAATTTTTTTCCGCTGGGATTCCCGGCAATTCCCGACCTTTTCTGTGTTGGATgattcccgaaattcccggaTTAACGGATTATCCCATTTTTTGAAGATTTATTCTCCAGAGCACACCAACACCAGCTTTTCATCCAATCCTTCGACTCCGGTCGCGTCTCCCCCTTCTCTGGCAGGTACTGtgcttccctccttccttcccgggaatttcgggaagAGCCGCCGGAATTTTCCCGTTCCCGCTCTCTcttcccaatcccaaccccTCCCCGCACCCcttcccggatttttcccggatttttcccagttttttttggttttttttaagctgtggGATGAGGTTTGGAATTTTTCTCGGGGTTTTTTTCCGTGGGTTTTGCATCGAAATTCCCGAAAAAATTTCAGGGAAATCAGGAGAATCCGGTGGCAGCGGCGGAGGAGCAGAGTTAAGGAAAAGTTGGAATTTTAAGCgtggaaaacagggaataaaAACTTGGATAAGGAAAGGATTCCTGTGAGCTcctggaaaaacgggaaaaaaatcCGGATAAGGAAagaattcccacaattcccaatcaggtttttttggggataaGAAAATTGGGAATAATAAAATCCTGGATAAGGAAAGAATTCCCataaaaactgggaataaaAGCCTGGATCCCCATCCCGTTTTTCCGAGCTGCTCGGACAATcccaaggaacaggaatggatcagGATGAGCCGTTTATTCCCGTTTTTCCAGAGCCGGGAGCGGGATTTTCCTCacatttttcccgtttttccagcTCCAGGAATGGATCAGGATGAGCcgttttcccatttttcccatttttccagagcCAGGAGTGGGAtttttcccgttgtttttcccgtttttccagaGCCAGGAGCGGGATTtatcccgtttttcccgttgtttttcccgtttttcctgttgtttttcccgtttttccggcttttcctgtttttccggagttgggaatgggattttcctcccatttttcccgttgtttttcctggtttttttcccgtttttccggcttttcccgtttttccggagttgggaatgggattttcctAACGGAGATTCCGGTTTTGCCCGGCAGGAGCGGCCGTTTGGTCGAGGAATGGAGCTCCTTCGGCTTCATCGCCCAATTATGAGGGGCCCTTGCACTCCTTGGTACGTCTGGGGAACGACCCCGcgccttcctcttcctccctccctccttcatcttcctcctttccctcatcttcctcctccttcctcacttccttccctcctcctcttcctcctcttccttccttcctcttcctcttcttccttcatcttcctcttcctccttcatcttccttcctccctggaagtgcccctctcttcctccttcatcttcctcttcctccttccccttcctcctccttcctcttcttcttcctccttccttttccttcctcctcctccttcttccttcatctttctcttcctcctcatcttcctctttcatcttcttccttcatcttcctcctcgtccttcttcctccttcttcctcttcctcctcctcctccttcctcttcttccttcctcattcgtctttctcctcttccttcttcttcctccttctccttcatctccctcttcttccttcatcttcatcttcctcttcctccttctttccttcctcttcttctttcctcttccctcttcctccttcctcttcctcctcctgcctgttcttccttcatcttcctcttcttcctctttccttccttttcctttctcttcctccttcttctctctttttccttcctccttcctcatcttccttcctcttcctccttgttccttccttccctttcccttcccttttcctccctcttttcccGGCGGGAAGAGCGCGGGAGTTGTCGGGGAAATGTGAGGGAGGGGATGATCCGTAGGGAACGGAGCTGGAATTCGGGAAAGATCCTGGAATTCGGGAAAGATCCTGGAATTCGGAAATGTTCCTGGAATTCGGGAATGATCCAGGATTAGGGAATGTTCCTGGATTAGGGAATGTTCCTGGAATTCGGGaatgttcctggaattctggaatgaTCCAGGATTAGGGAATGACCCTGGAATTCGGGAATGTTCCAGATTAGGGAATATTCCTGGAATTCAGGAATGATCCAGGATTAGGGAACGTTTCTGGAATGAGGAAGGCGATTTTCCGGGATCCCATGGATCTCTCATGGAATCTCCGCTGCCCTGAGCGTTCCGGGcgggaattcccatggaattttccccctttccGTGCGGGATCTGCGGATCCGATCCCTCCCCTCGTCCATCCCGGTCGGAAGCAGCGGGAATTTGCTGGGATTGGATTTTCCCGGTGTGGAAATCCTGCTGCGGGAGCAGCTCCGTGTTttccgggaattcccagggaattcctgtggctgctgggaatggggagagctCCAATCCCTTCGGAATGGTCCCGTGGAGCTTTCCCAGCCCGTTGGAATTGTCCTCTGCagatcccagattcccaaacctttgggattttcccattgagatcccaaattcccaaacctttgggattttcccgttgggatcccaaattcccaaacctttgggattttcccattgggatcccaaatccctcaggaTTTTTCTGCTGGGATCCCAAATTTCCAAAcctttgggattttcctgtggagatcccaaatccctcaggaTTTTCCCACTGggatcccagattcccaaacctttgggattttcctgtggagatcccaaattcccaatccctcAGGGTTTTCCCATGgcaatcccaaattcccaaacctttgggattttcccactgggatcccaaatccctcaggaTTTTCCCACTGggatcccagattcccaaatctttgggattttcccactgggatcccaaatccctcaggaTTTTCCTGttgggatcccaaattcccaaacctttgggattttcccactgggatcccaaatccctcaggattttcccattgggatcccaaattcccaatccctcAGAATTTTCCCGTTGAGCTTTCCCAACCCTTGGGAACTTCCCATCTTTTCCGATCCCTGGGAATTCTCCCCTGGAGCTTTTCCaacccttcctcttcctccgTCTCCGTTGGATCCTGGGATCAGCCGCggtgggaggagggaggaaaaaattccCGCTGGGAGCGGAACCGCGCCGGAAAATCCCTTTAAATCCCTTTAAATCCCTTTTTGTCGcttcttttcccacttttttttccccttttcccaaatcccaattttcctttGGATCTCACTCAAACTCCGCCGAGCCCTGGCGCTTTTCGCCGGCGCGGCCGGAATTCCGTTCATGAGGAATCATCGAACCCGTTCTGCCCACGAAAATCCCGGGATTGGCGTCTTAGGGAATGACCAAAACACCGGCAATTGGGGAATTCGGTGggaatttggtgggaatttgggaatttggtgggaatttttgggaatttgggaattgctGAGGCTTTGCCCCGCAGCAGAGCCGGATCGAGGATCGCCTGGAGCGCCTGGACGACGCCATCCACGTCCTCCGGAATCACGCGGTGGGAGCCGCGCCCGGAATGGCCGGAGCGCACGGAGACGTCCACGGAATCATCGGAGCCGCACACAACGGAGCCATGGCCGGGCTCGCCTCCGGATACGGAGGAGGATTGCTGGGAAGCCGGCACGCGCTGATGGTGAGCAGAAAAATAtcgggaaaaacgggaattataatgggaaaaataatgggaataacaggaaaaataatgggaataacgggaatgaTAATGGGAATAATAACAGGAATGGGTTATGGGAACGGCCGCTGGGCAGCCGGCTCGCGCTGATGGGGAGCGGGAAtaataacgggaataacaatgggaatgtgggaacaACAGGAACATCTcaaggagatgggatgggaatgggaatgagaacaggaatgggaacgggaacaggaatgggaacaggaagagaaatgggaacgggaatgggaatgggaataggaatgggaacaggaacaggaatgggaacaggaacaggaatgggaacaggaacaggaatgggaacaggaatgggaacgggaacaggaatgggaataggaacaggaatgggaacaggaacgggaacaggaatgggaacaggagcaggaatgggaattggAATAAGAATGGGAACAGGAAcgggaacaggaatgggaacaggaacaggaatgggaacaggaacaggaatgggaacaggaacgGGAACATCCCCACAACTCAGGAACTCTTCGTTTTCCGGCTCCGTTTCCCACCCAGCACTCTGGATTTGGGATCGGGGGTAGCAGAGGGCAGCCAGGGAACGCTGCGGGTTCCCGGCTCCGGGGGCAGCATTCCCGGGATTCCGGACTCACCGGGATCATTCCCGCAGGTCGGAGCTCACCGGGAGGACGGCGTCGGCCTCCGCGGGAGCCACTCGCTGGTGCCCGGCCAGGTGCCGGTGCCGACGCTTCCAGTGCAATCGGCGACGTCCCCGGAGCTGACTCCGGCCCAGGATCCCTACCGGGGTGagcattcccaaaattcccaaattcccacttcCCCCTGCCTTTGGAATGCAGCAAAACCGGGCTCGGAGCGAcgggatgagctgagatcttCCCGTCCCAAACCGCTCCGGGATTTCCATCCCAATCTGGGATTTTCAGATCCCATTCCAGGATTTCCATCCCATTCCGGAATTTCCATCCCAATCCAGGATTTCCATCCCAATCCAggatttccatcccaaaccattccaggatttccaTCCCAATCCAGGATTTTTGGATCCCATTCCAGGATTTCCATCCCAATCCAGGatttccatcccatcccattccaggaTTTCCATCCCAATCCAGGATTTTTGGATCCCATTCCAGGATTTCCATCCCAATCCAggatttccatcccaaaccattccaggatttccatcccaatccaatccaggatttccatcccattccagGATTTCCATCCCAATCCATTCCATGATTTCCATCCCAATCCAGGATTTTTGGATCCCATTCCTGGATTTCTATCCCATTCCAGGATTTCCATCCCAATCCAGGATTTCCATCCCAATCCAGGATTTTTGGATCCTATTCCAGGATTTTTGGATCCCATTCCAGGATTTCCATCCCAATCCAGGatttccatcccatcccattccaggaTTTCCATCCCAATCCAGGATTTTTGGATCCCATTCCAGGATTTCCATCCCAATCCAggatttccatcccaaaccattccaggatttccatcccaatccaatccaggatttccatcccattccagGATTTCCATCCCAATCCATTCCATGATTTCCATCCCAATCCAGGATTTTTGGATCCCATTCCTGGATTTCTATCCCATTCCAGGATTTCCATCCCAATCCAGGATTTCCATCCCAATCCAGGATTTTTGGATCCTATTCCAGGATTTTTGGATCCCATTCCAGGatttccatcccattccaggatttccatcccaatccaggatttccatcccaatccgggatttccatcccaaaccattccgggatttccatcccaatccaggatttccatcccaatccaggatttccatcccaatccgggatttccatcccaatccaggatttccatcccaaaccattccaggatttccatcccaatccaggatttccatcccaatccgggatttccatcccaatccaggatttccatcccaatccaggatttccattctgtgatttccatCCCATTCTGGAATTTTCCGATCCCTGAATCCGCTCCCCCCTGGATGATCCTCGGAGATCCCGGCTCGGCTCCAGGATGATCCCAACCCCTTTCCCCGATCCCAACcctctcctctcttcttttcccaggaattcccacgGCTCTCCAAGGTCAGAGCGTCTCCTCTGGCAGCTCCGAGATCAAATCCGACGACGAAGCCGACGAGAACCTGCAGGATCCGAAGGTTTCCGAGGAGAAGAAGCTGGAAGAGGATAAGAAGGAGATCAAATCCATAACTAGGTCAAGATCTAGGTAACGGGAGCCAGCAGGGTCGCTTCATTTAATTCCCACTCGGATTTGGATGAAGTGAACGGAAAAACGGGAATAAAAAACGGGAAAAGCGGGAAAAATGGGATGCAAGGTCctggaagggagagggagatgcCGGTCGGAGCGATGCCCAAGTTTTGGGTGATGGAGAGAAAAATTCTGGGAGTTTTGTTATGGAAAAATTcggctttttttcctcaaattccGGGGTTTTTATTGgaatacaggaagaaaaaactgggaaaaaaaagctggaaaaaagaaggaaaaaaaagcgggaaaagcagaatttcgCTCCTGCCAGGACCTTGCGCTCCTCCTGATCCCGTTCCCAAATTTTGGATGTGAaacaaaaaattcctggaattttattttgggaaaatccAGCTTTTCTTCCTTAAATTCCATGGATTTTAATTGGaatacagcaggaaaaaaaatcctggaaaaaaaagcgGGAAAAGCGGAATTTCGCTCCTGCCAGGACCTTGCACTCCTCCCGATCCCGTTCCCAAATTTTGAGTGTGAaatgaaaattcctggaattttattttggaaaattcCAGCTGTTCTTCCTCAAATTCCGGGGTTTTTATTGGAATACAGCTGGAGCCTCTGGAAGAGTTTGGGAAGGGGGGGTTGGAATTCACGTGGGTTTTGGGAATGTGGGATAACGGGATCGGAAAAGCTCCGGGGAAGGTTGGACTCCAACGGGAAAAATTCCAGCATTTCCTGAGGATAAATCTTGGAAAATTGTGGAGCCTCCATTCCTGGAAGGGCTGAAATCCCTGGAATGTTtggaattcccattcccacagggATCGGAATCCCTGCGGATGCAGCGCtggggaaaaccgggaatgtTGGGATTCCAAGCACTCGAGGGCTTTTCCGAGCAGAAAATTCCATAATTTCCTGTGGATAAGATGCCAGAAATcccctggaaaaaaacctgggaatgttgggattcCAATCACTCAAAACCTTTCCCAACCAGaaaattccatgttttcctGTGGATAAACCACCAGGAATTCCCTCCCGgaaaaaaaaaacgggaatgTTGGGATTCCAACCACTCAATGGCTTTTCCAAGAAGAAAATTCCATAATTTCCTGTGGATAAACCACCGGAaatctcctggaaaaaaactgggaatgtttGGATTCCAACCATTCGAGACCTTTCCCAAGCAGaaaattccatgttttcctGTGGATAAACCACCGGAaatctcctggaaaaaaaccGGGAACATTTGGATTCCAAGCATTTGAAACCTTTCCCAAGCAGAAAATTCCGTAATTTCCTGTGGATAAACCACCAGGAATtccctcctggaaaaaaaaaaacaggaatgtTGGGATTCTGACCACTTAAGGGCTTTTCCAAGAAGAAAATTCCGTAATTTCCTGTGGATAAACCACCAGGAATTCCCTCCCGGAAAAAAAAACCCGGGAATGTTGGGATTCCAACCATTCAAGGGCTTTTCCGAGCAAGAAATTCCGTAATTTCCTGTGGCTAAACCAGCGGGAATCCCCTGGAAAAAAACGGGGAATAACCCAAATTGCGTTTGTCCCCGCAGCAATAACGATGATGAAGATCTGACCCCGGAGCAGAAGGCGGAGCGGGAGAAGGAACGGCGCATGGCCAACAATGCGCGGGAGCGGCTGCGCGTGCGCGACATCAACGAGGCCTTcaaggagctgggcaggatggTGCAGCTCCACCTCAAGAGCGACAAACCCCAGACCAAGCTCCTCATCCTCCACCAGGCCGTGGCCGTCAtcctcagcctggagcagcaggtccGAGGTGAGAGGGAaattcgggatttgggattggggaggggagggtttggggttggaggtggtggggatggggtgggaagggggatGGGGGGTGGGTTCTCCATGGAAGTTCTGATTTTCTCCATGGAAGTTCTcatattttccataaaatttgtctttttctccATGGAAGTTCTCACATTTTCCATGGAAGTTCTGCTTTTCTCCATGGAAGTTCTCCTCTTCTCCATGGAAGTTCCCCATTTCTCCCTGGAATTTTTCTCCATGGAAGTTCTCCATTTCTCCATGGAAGCTCTCCatttctccatggaaatttCTCCCTggaagttttgttttctccatGGAAGTTTCATTCATGGAAGTTCTCCATTTCTCCCTGGAAGTTCTCCATTTCTCCCTGGAACCCCTCCTCCCCGCCGTGATTCTCCCATTCCCCGTGCGCTGAGATTCCCTTTTCCCGCAGAACGGAACCTGAATCCGAAGGCGGCGTGCCTGAAGCGGCGGGAAGAGGAGAAGGTGTCCTCGGAGCCTCCCCCGCTGTCGCTGGCAGGACCCCACGGTGGGATGGGCGACGCCTCCAATCACATGGGACAGATGTGACCAGGTGGGGCCGGCATCCAGAGCCTCCGGAATATTCCCAAAATCCGGGTCTCAGAGCTGGGATAGTCCAAAGAATTCCAAAGGGTGTCGTGGTCACGGTGTGGTGTCCTGGTGGGGTGGGAAAACAGGGATGGAATTGGGATTGGAATTAGGGATGGAAATCAGGGATGGAAATcagggatggaaatggggatggaattgggatggaaatggggatggaattggggatggaattgggatggaattggggatggaattggggatggaattggggatggaattggggatggaattgggatggaattggggatggaattggggatggaattggggatggaattgggatggaattggggatggaattggggatggaattggggatggaattggggatggaattggggatggaattagggatggaaatggggatgGAAATCAGGGATGGATTCGGGATGGAActggggatggaattggggatggaattggggatggaattgggattggaattggggatggaattggggatggaattggggatggaattgggatGGAATTGGGATTGGATTTTAGGGATGGAATCAGGCTCGGATATTCCGGAGGTACATCCCACTCCCCCTATAACTGAATTTCGGGATCACCAAAACTTGGGATAATCCCAAAACCGCCTTTCCCGACTGGAATTTCCCTTTTCCCGCAGATCCGAGGCGCCGGAATGAAATCTCCATCCCGCTCCTTCCGTATTTTCCCGATCCCACAAAAACcccttttgttttttgtaaGATACCGACAAGTCTGAGTAATTCCACAATCCCAGACGCGTGAGATTCCAGCATTCCCGaggaaaaatcccggaaaaaaaAAAGCGCCGGAAAAAAAACGAAAcgaaacaaaaaaactttggaaattCCGAGCGGAGAGACTGGACcggcaaatttttttttttccgcaCTGTGGGACGACTTTGTGcctaaaaaattcctgaattttggggtttttggaacaaaaagaaaaaaggaaaaaaatccttaaaaaaaaaaaaattccataaaaaaaattccttaaa is drawn from Poecile atricapillus isolate bPoeAtr1 chromosome W, bPoeAtr1.hap1, whole genome shotgun sequence and contains these coding sequences:
- the LOC131592353 gene encoding transcription factor 4-like isoform X5, translating into MIPGSSSPGRIRPDLIPDNSRFPKGKSERGSFSSYGRDSNLQGCHQQSLLAGEMDLGTAGALSPSKAGSQFYQYGTSARRRPLHASSVEVQTKKVRKVPPGLPSSVYAPSASTADYNRDSPGYPSSKPASSTFPSSFFMQDGHHGSDPWSSSSGMSQGGYGGMLGNSSHISQSGSYCSLHPHERLSYPSHSSAELGSALPPMSSFHRGSGNFGASSCTPPANGSEPGMANRGSGAAGSSQTGDALGKALASQSRIEDRLERLDDAIHVLRNHAVGAAPGMAGAHGDVHGIIGAAHNGAMAGLASGYGGGLLGSRHALMVGAHREDGVGLRGSHSLVPGQVPVPTLPVQSATSPELTPAQDPYRGIPTALQGQSVSSGSSEIKSDDEADENLQDPKVSEEKKLEEDKKEIKSITRSRSSNNDDEDLTPEQKAEREKERRMANNARERLRVRDINEAFKELGRMVQLHLKSDKPQTKLLILHQAVAVILSLEQQVRERNLNPKAACLKRREEEKVSSEPPPLSLAGPHGGMGDASNHMGQM
- the LOC131592353 gene encoding transcription factor 4-like isoform X6, translated to MIPGSSSPGRIRPDLIPDNSRFPKGKSERGSFSSYGRDSNLQGCHQQSLLAGEMDLGTAGALSPSKAGSQFYQYGTSARRRPLHASSVEVQTKKVRKVPPGLPSSVYAPSASTADYNRDSPGYPSSKPASSTFPSSFFMQDGHHGSDPWSSSSGMSQGGYGGMLGNSSHISQSGSYCSLHPHERLSYPSHSSAELGSALPPMSSFHRGSGNFGASSCTPPANGSEPGMANRGSGAAGSSQTGDALGKALASSRIEDRLERLDDAIHVLRNHAVGAAPGMAGAHGDVHGIIGAAHNGAMAGLASGYGGGLLGSRHALMVGAHREDGVGLRGSHSLVPGQVPVPTLPVQSATSPELTPAQDPYRGIPTALQGQSVSSGSSEIKSDDEADENLQDPKVSEEKKLEEDKKEIKSITRSRSSNNDDEDLTPEQKAEREKERRMANNARERLRVRDINEAFKELGRMVQLHLKSDKPQTKLLILHQAVAVILSLEQQVRERNLNPKAACLKRREEEKVSSEPPPLSLAGPHGGMGDASNHMGQM